The DNA region CGACTTCGCGACCCACGGCCTCGTCGCCGGCGAGGTGAGGGGGTTGAGCGAGCCGGCATTGGTGCTGACCCTGCCGGCGCATCCGACCGCTGACGACGACGGGCTGCTGACCTCGAGCCGCGTCGCGCGGTTGACGCTGGACGCCGACTGGGCGGTGCTATCGGCGTGCAACACGGCGGCGGGCGACCAGCCGGGCGCGGAGGGCCTGTCCGGGCTCGCCCGTGCATTCTTCTACGCCGGTGCCCGGGCGCTGCTGGTGTCGCACTGGCCGGTCGAGTCCGACGCCGCCGTGAAGCTGACGACGGGCGCATTCTCCGAACTGGCTGAGCATCCGGAGATCGGAAGGGCGGAAGCCCTGCGCCGATCGATGCTGGCGCTGATCGCCAATCCGTCCGATCCGAGAAACGCGGAACCGGCTGTTTGGGCGCCGTTCGTCCTGGTCGGCGAGGGCGGCTAAGACGCTCGCTTCGCCGAGATATAGCCTGTTATGTATACTGAAATAGCCATTTTCTCGCTTTTCAGAGCTATATTGCGTCATATCCGGAATTGATGTATACAATCGGTACGCAAAAAAATGCTAGAGAGTGTCCGGATGCCCAAATCCTTTCCGATGAACGCCTGGTACGCGGCCGGCTGGGATGCCGAGATCAAGCATGCGCTGCTGCCGCGCACGATCTGCGGCAAGCATGTCGTGATGTACCGGACGGGCGATGGCGCGGTGGTGGCGCTGGAGGATGCCTGCTGGCATCGCCTGGTGCCGCTGTCGAAGGGCCGGCTCGACGGCGATACCTTGGTCTGCGGCTATCACGGCCTGAAATACAATGCGCAGGGCCGCTGCACCTTCATGCCGTCGCAGGAGACGATCAATCCCTCCGCCTGCGTGCGGGCCTATCCCGTGGTCGAGCGGCATCGCTTCATCTGGTTGTGGATGGGCGATCCCGCGCTCGCCGATCCGGCGCTGGTGCCCGACATGCACTGGAACGACGATCCGGCCTGGGCCGGCGACGGCAAGACCATCCATGTGAAATGCGACTACCGCCTCGTGGTCGACAATCTGATGGACCTGACGCACGAGACCTTCGTGCACGGCTCGAGCATCGGCAATGACGCGGTCACGGAGGCGCCGTTCGACGTGACCCATGGCGAGAAGACGGTGACGGTGACGCGCTGGATGGCCGGCATCGAGGCGCCGCCGTTCTGGGCCAGGCAATTGCAGAGACCGGGGCCGGTCGATCGCTGGCAGATCATCCGCTTCGAGGCGCCATGCACCGTCAATATCGATGTCGGCGTCGCACCTCACGGGACGGGCGCGCCGGAGGGCGATCGTTCGCAGGGCGTCAACGGCTACGTGCTCAACACCATCACGCCGGAGACTGAGGCGACCTGCCATTATTTCTGGGCCTTCGTCCGCAATCACCGCCTCACCGAGCAGCGCCTGACCAGCGAGATCCGCGACGGCGTCGCCGGCATTTTCCACGAGGACGAGATCATCCTGGAAGCGCAGCAGCGCGCGATGGACGAGAACCCGGACCGCGTGTTCTACAATCTCAACATCGATGCCGGCGCGATGTGGGCGCGGCGCGTCATCGACCGCATGGTGGCCAAGGAACAGCCGCCGCAGCATCTCCAGGCCGCGGAGTAGCCATGGCGGACCGCGAGGCCGATCGCGCCGTATCGCAGACCGTGCGGGCGCAGCTCGCGCTGCGCGACCTGATCCTGTCGGGGGGCTTGCGCCCGGGCGAGCGCATCTCGGAATTGCAGGCGGTGGAGACCACCGGCGTGTCGCGCACCCCGGTGCGGATGGCGCTGGTGCGGCTGGAGGAGGAAGGCCTGCTGGACGCGATTCCCTCCGGCGGCTTCATGGTCAAGGCGTTCTCCGAGCGCGATATCCTCGATTCGATCGAGCTGCGCGGCACGCTCGAAGGCCTCGCGGCGCGGTTTGCCGCCGAGCGCGGCGTGTCGTCGCGCGATCTCGAGCCGCTGAAGCAGTGCCTCGGCGAGATCGACACCCTGGTGCGCCAGCACCCGATCTCGGTCGAGGCGTTCTCGGCCTATGTGACGCTCAATGCGCGTTTCCACGCCGTGCTGACCGAGCTGTCGCGCAGTCCGCCGCTGATCCGGCAGATCGACCGCGCCTCCGCGCTGCCGTTCGCCTCGCCGAGCGGCTTCGTGATGGCGCAGTCGGCCCTGCCCGAAGCGCAGCAGATCCTGCTGATCGCGCAGGATCATCATCGCATCGTGGTCGACGCCATCGAGAACCGCGAGGGGGCGCGTGCCGAAGCGATCATGCGCGAGCATGCGCGGCTTGCCGCGCGAAACCTGCGGCTGGCGCTGCGCAACCGCACCCATCTCGATCTGCTGCCGGCGCTGGCGCTGATCAGATCGGCAGCCGACTGAGCGGAGAATAGTGATGCGTTTCATCGAAACCTGGACGCCCGCAACCGTCGTCGCCACGCGCGATCTCACTGCCGGCATCCGCGAACTCCTGCTGCGTCCCGATCAATTCGCCGCCGCGCCCTATCTGGTCGGCAGCCACATCCAGGTCGGCGTCACCATCGCCGGCCGGCCCGAAACGCGCTGCTATTCGCTGGTCGGCGAGGTCGACGCGCAAGGCTACCGGATCGCGGTGCGCCGCGCGCCGGATAGCCGTGGCGGCTCCCGCTATATGTGGTCGCTGACGCCAGGCGCCCGCCTCAACATCACACGGCCGATCTCGCTGCTGGAGGTCGACTGGACACGCAGGCATTTCTGCCTGGTGGCCGGTGGCATCGGCATCACGCCGATCCTGGGCGCCGCGCAGGCGCTCATGCGCCGCAACGCCGACGTTACGCTGCATTATGCGGTGCGCTCGCGCGGCGATGCCGCCTATCTCGACGTGCTGGAAGCAACACTGGGTGATCGCCTGATCGTCCACGCCGCCGACCAGGGCCACAGGCTCGATCTCGCCGCAGCGTTCGCGGCGCTGCCGGAGCGGACGATGACGCTGTTCTGCGGTCCGATGCGGATGCTGGAGGCGGCGCGCCGTGCCTGGGAAGCGGCGGGCCGGCCGATGACCGACCTGCGCTACGAGACCTTCGGATCGAGCGGATTGCTGCCGACCGAAACCTTCCGCGTGCGGCTGAGAGGGGAGGGCGTCGAGCTCGTGATCCCGCAGGACCGCTCGATGCTGGATGTGCTCAACGAGGCCGGCCATGAGGTGATGAGCGACTGCCGCCGCGGCGAATGCGGCGTCTGCGCGCTCGACGTGGTCGAGGTCGACGGCGAGATCGACCATCGCGACGTCTTCTTCAGCGGCCACCAGAAGCAAGAGAGCCGCAAGATCTGCGCCTGCGTGTCGCGCGCCCGCGGCACCATCACGGTCGATACGTTGCGCCGCGCCGACACGGTCTGACGGCCCCGCCACCTGCCGGACGCTATGCGGCGTGCACCGTATCCTGCGGCTTGTGGTCGAGCAGCGTGGAGATTTCGGCCGCCGTCATGGGACGGCCGATCAGATAGCCCTGGACTTCGTCGCAACTGGTCTGGCGCAGATATTCGAGCTGGTCCACGGTCTCGACGCCTTCGGCCACGACGCCGATCTGAAGATCCTGGGCCAAGGCGATCACCGACTTCACGATCGCGGCGCAGTCCGGCTGGGTCAGCATGTCGCGGATGAAGGACTGGTCGATCTTGATGCGGCTGAACGGCAGCTTGCGCAAATATGTCAGCGACGAGAAGCCGGTGCCGAAATCGTCGAGCGCAACCGTCAGCCCCAGTTCGAGCAGCGCGTTGAGGATCGCGGGCGCCGATCCGTATTTCGAGATCAGCATCGATTCGGTGATCTCGATCTCGAGCCGATGTGGCGCGACCCTTGCTTCAGTCAGCGTCTGCACGATGGTCTGCAGGATGCCCGCATTCTGGAACTGGACCGCGGAAAAATTGACCGCGATCCGGACATCCTCCGGCCAGTGCGACAGCATCGCGCAGGCGCGGCGGATCACCCATTCGCCGAGCTGGTGGATCAGCCCGCTCTCTTCGGCGATCGGAATGAACACGCTCGGCGGGATCAGGCCGCGCGTCGGGTGCTGCCAGCGCAGCAGCGCCTCGAACCCGGTGATGCGGCCTTTGCGGAGGTCGAGGAACGGTTGGTAGACGAGGAACAGCTCGTTGGCCTCGACGGCGTGCTCGAGGTCGCGCTGCAACGCCCTGCGGTCGCGCGCCGACCGGTCGTCGCTCGCCTCGAAGAAGGAGATCGTGCCCGGTCCGGATTTCTTCGCCCGGTAGAGCGCGATGTCGACATGCTTGAGCAGCTCATGGGAGGTGGTGCCGTCGCGTGGCGCCAGCACGATGCCTATGCTGGTCGCGCCGGCGACCTCGCAGCCCTCGATCATGAACGGATCGGCGAATGCCGCGACGAAGCGCTCGGCGATCGCCAGCGCATCGTCGGGCCGCGTCAGGTTGGACATGATCAGCGCGAATTCGTCGCCGCCGATCCGCGCTACATGCTCGGCCGCGCGCGTGCAGCGCTGCAGCCGGCTCGCGACCTGCACCAGGAATTCGTCGCCGGCCGGGCGGCCGAAACGGTCGTTGACCTCCTTGAAGCGGTCGAGATCGAGCAGCAGCACGGCGAACTCCTCGCCGGAGCGGGTGAGCCGGTTCAGCGCGCCGTTCAGCGCTTCATTGAAAGCGAAACGGTTCGGCAGATGCGTCAGCGGATCCTGCCGCACCGTGCGCTCGGCTTCGTGCTGGGAAATGATCCGCCGCCGGAACTCGAACGCGTTGACGAACACGCCGCGCAGCAGCACCAGCCCGTAGACGATGACGAGTACGGCTACCAGCAGGTAGACGAAATCGCCCTCATGGCCGAGGCAGATTGCGGTGCCGACGAAGATCGGCGCGGTGAATGCGAGTGCTGCGATCGGGATGGTCGAGAAGGCGAAGGCGCCGCCGGCGAGCATGCCGGCGCACAGGCAGGTGATCACCAGTTGCGCGCCGCTGGAAGCGTCGGCGAAGAAGGCGACCGGGACGATGCCCCAGGCCGTGCCCAGCGCCAGCGCGTTGCGCACCAGCCGGACCATGGTCCGGCGCGAGACGAATTGCGGCTTGGCGATCCGTCGCGAGGCGCGCGCCTGCAGGCCGAAGAACAGCGCCGCACAGCTCACGCTCACCGCCCACACCAGCGCAAACGCCCAGTTGGCCGACGGCCACAGCGCGACCGCGAGCACCAGCGCGTTGCAGGCATTGGCGAGCATGATGCCGAAGGAGTAGCCGAGCACGAGCGAGATCTGCTCGGCGCGGATGTGGCCCGCAAGGGCGTCATCCGTCGATGGCGCACCGAACGCTGTCAGGTCGCCCGCGAACAGCTTCGCGACATATGAACTCAGGTACTTACGCATCCAGATACTTGCGCGATCGGGCCCGGTGCCGAACCGTAAAATTCCCCGCAAACCTTTGACAAACTATGAATTTTAGAACCGATCGTGCCGCGGCCGGTGCGCGCAGGTCGGGTTCCAATCGGGGCCGTTGCCGACAACACGGCACAAATGAGTCGGGAGGGCGCCGCGGGCTTCATTGCCGCGGTGGGCTGCAAATGTTGCCGTCGGCCGGCCTGCTTGATCCGCTGTCGTTTTTTCGCAATGAGTTGGACTCCCGCGACGGCAAGCCAGAAGGTGCGCATGAGCCTCCCGACCACGAACCATGATCCCGGGTTTCGCATCACGCGGGCCAGCCATGTCGTGCTTGATGTCCGCGACCTCGCGGCGAGCCGGCAGTTCTACGAAAAGGTGATCGGCCTGATCCTCACCGCGGAAGAGGGCGATGCACTGTACTTTCGCGGGGTTGAGGAGGCCTGTCATCACAGCCTTGTGTTGCGCAAGGGGAAAAGTCCGGCGTGTGCGCGGCTCGGCTTGCGGGTGTTCCAGGATGATGACCTCGACCGGCTGAAGGTGTTTTTCGAGGCGCATGGATGTCGGGCCATTTGGGCAGAGCAGCCGCATCAGGGCCGCACCCTGCATGCGACCGATCCCGCCGGCACGCCGCTGGAATTCTGCGCGACCATGCCGGTTGAGCCACGCATGATCACCAAATTCAGCCGCCACGCCGGCGGCTCGGCGCTGCGGCTCGACCACTACCAGGTGCTGACACCGGAGGTGCGCAAGGCCTGCGCGTTCTACACCGCCGCCGGCTTCCGTCTGACCGAATATATCGCACCCGCTGATACCTTCGACCTGCGCGGCGTCTTCCTGCAGCGCAAGGGTAATCCGCACGACATCGTGTTCTTCAACGGCGCCGGCCCGCGGCTGCATCATTTCGCATTCCTCGCACCGGAGGTGCATCATCTGCTGCACGCCTGCGATCTCGCCGGTGAGCTGGGCTATGGCGCGTCGGTGGAGCGCGGCCCGGGGCGGCACGGGCCGGGGCACGCGATGTATGTTTATATGCGCGATCCCGACGGCCACAGGGTCGAGCTGTTCAACACCCACTACCAGACCATGGATATCGAGAACGAGCCGGTCGGCTGGGATCCGTCCGACCACACGCTCTCCTTCCCCTGGGGCCTGCCGGCGCGGCAGGCTTGGTTCGAGGAGGCGACGCCGTTCGCGGACGTTGCGGTCCGCGAGCCGCAGGTGAAGCCGAGGCCGCTGACGCTCGAAGCTTATCTTGCGAAGTAGCGTGTCGATGTCAGCAGCGAACTCCACTTACGATGTCGCAATCGTCGGCCTCGGACCGGTCGGCGCCATCTTCGCCAATCTGCTCGCGAGCGGCGGGCTCAAGGTCGCGGTCGTCGAGCGGACCGCGGAGGTCTACGACAAGCCGCGCGCGATCACGCTCGACCACGAGGCGCTGCGGGTATTTCAGGCGATCGGACTCGGCGATTTCATCGAGCAGGCGACCGCCCCGCATAACGGCTCGCACTTTCTCGGGGTCGACGGCGAGATCATCAAGAAGTTCGACCCGATGCCGCCGCCGCTGCCGCTCGGCTGGACCCCGAACGTCACCTTCGTGCAGCCCGAGGCCGAGCTGGCGCTGCGCGACCGGCTTGCCGAGCACGCCAATGCCGACGTGCTTCTCTCCACGACTTGCGTCGCGGTGGCGCAGGATGACGATGCCGCAACCCTGATCGCCCGCCGCGAGTCCGGCGAGGACATCACCATCCGCGCGCGCTATCTGGTCGGCTGCGACGGCGCCAACAGCTTCGTGCGCAAGCAGCTCGGCGTCGGTCTCGAAGACCTTGCCTTCGACGAGTGGTGGATGGTGGTGGATACGCTGACCAGCGACCCCGCCAAGCGGCCGGCCAAGGGTTTCCAGTATTGCTGGCCCCGGCGTCCCGGCACGTTCATCCCCGGCCCGCGCAATCTGCGGCGCTGGGAGATCAAGCTGTTGCCGGGCGAGGATCCCGAAGCTGCGGGGACACCGGAGAATGTCGAGAAGCTGCTGCAAGGCTTCACGGACATTTCCGACCTCACGATCTGGCGCTCGGCGGTCTATCGCTTCCACGCCTTGCTCGGGCAACGCTGGCGCGACCGCCGCGTGCTGTTGATGGGGGATGCCGTGCACCAGACGCCGCCCTTCCTCGGGCAAGGCCTCTGCGCCGGCATCCGCGATGCGGTCAATCTTGCCTGGAAACTACGTCTCGTGTTGCGTGGGGACGCCGATGAGGCTTTGCTCGACAGCTATGAGATCGAGCGCAAGCCGCATGTCCGCGCCGTCGTCGCCAGCGCCAAGGAATTCGGCAAGATCATCGGCGAGCTCGATCCGGTCGTGGCCGCCGAGCGCGATGCGCGGCTGCGCGCCGATCTCAAGGCCGGCCGGGCGGAGACGATCAGGCAGAAATGCATTCCCGATCTGGTTTCCGGCCTGATCGCGCGTGACGCCAAACTCGCCGGGCGGCTGTTCGTGCAACCGCATGTGCGCGCGCCGGATGGGCGCGATCGCCGTCTCGACGATCTCTTACGGAGCGAATTTGCGATCGTGACGGCGGGGGCCGAGCCGATGGCGTGGCTGTCGGATGCATCATTGGCCGGCTGGCGACGGCTCGCCGGCGAGCGCGTCGTCATCGCGACATCGGGGCAAAGCTGCGACGCGGATGGCGTCCTCACCGTGGTCGAGCGCGACGCGCTGTTCGCCGACTGGATGCGGGAGAATGCCGTCGCCGCGGTGATCGTGCGGCCCGACCGCTACGTGTTCGGCGCCGCGACCAGCGCCGACGAGCTCAATATGCTTGTCGGGCAACTGCTCCAGAACCTCAGCGCAGGGCGCTAGCCTTTTCAAGTCGTCGCTTTGTCTGTACCACCGGGAAAAGACTTTCTCCGGGGGAAACCAGTGAACAACAATGATACCGCGGAATATGATTACGTCATCGTCGGTGCCGGCTCGGCCGGCTGCGTGCTCGCCAATCGCCTGAGCGCCGACGGCAAGCACACGGTGCTGCTGCTCGAGGCCGGGCCCGAGGACCGCAATATCTGGATTCATATTCCGCTCGGCTACGGCAAGCTGTTCAAGGAAAAATCCGTCAACTGGATGTACCAGACCGAGCCCGAGCCCGGCCTGAACGGGCGGCAGGTGTTCCAGCCGCGCGGAAAAGTGCTTGGTGGCTCGAGCTCGATCAACGGCCTGCTCTATGTGCGCGGCCAGCACGAGGATTACGATCGGTGGCGGCAGCGCGGCAATGCCGGCTGGGGCTATGACGATGTGCTGCCCTATTTCAGGAAGGCCGAGGACCAGCAGCGCGGATCCGACAAATATCACGGCAGCGGCGGTCCGCTGCCGGTGTCGGACTGGCGGCATCACGATCCGCTGTCGGAGGCCTTCGTGCATGCCGCGGCCGAAGCCGGCATCCCCACCAATCCCGATTTCAACGGCGCGACCCAGGAGGGCGCCGGCTTCTTCCAGACCACGACGCGGCGCGGCCGGCGCGCCTCGACGGCGCGGTCCTATCTGCGTCCGGCGCTGACCCGCGGCAATCTGCGCGTCGAGACCTCGGCGCTGGCGCAACGCATCCTGTTCGATGGCAAACGCGCCAGCGCGGTCGAATTCAAGCAGAATGGGCAACTGCGGAAAGCGAAGGCACGCCGCGAGGTGCTGGTGTCGAGCGGCGCGTACAACTCGCCGCAATTGCTGCAACTCTCCGGTGTCGGCCCGGCCGACCTGTTGAAGCAGCACGGCATCGAAATCGTGCTCGACGCGCCCGGCGTCGGCAACGATCTGCAGGATCACATGCAGGTCCGCATCGTCACGCGATGCGCACAAACCATCACGCTCAACGACGTCGTCAACAATCCGGTGCGTCGCGTCATGGCCGGCCTGCGCTACGCCGCGCTGCGCAAGGGCCCGCTGACGATCGCGGCCGGCACCTCCGGCGCGTTCTTCAAGACCAGCCCGCGGCTGGCCTCGCCCGACATCCAGATCCACTTCCTGCCGTTCTCGACCGACAAGATGGGCGAGAATTTGCATCCGTTCTCGGGCTTTACCGCATCGGTCTGCCAGCTGCGCCCGGAGAGCCGCGGCTCGCTGAAGATCAGGAGCGCGGACCCAAGCGCGCCGCCGGAAATCCGCATCAACTATCTGGCGACCGAGACCGATCGTCGCGCCTTCATCGACGGCATCCGCATCCTGCGCAAGATCCTGGCGGCGCCGGCGCTGAAATCTTACGCGGTCGCTGAAGTCGATCCCGGCGCCAAGGTGGTCAGCGACGACGATCTGCTGGAGTTCTGCCGCCGCACCGGCAGCACGGTCTATCATCCGACCTCGACCTGCCGCATGGGCAACGATCCGCTCGCGGTGGTCGACCAGCGGCTCAAGGTGCGCGGCATCGAGGGCCTGCGCGTGATCGACGCCTCGATCATGCCGGACCTGATGTCGGGCAACACCAATGCACCGACGATCATGATCGCGGAAAAGGCGTCGGACATGATTCTGGAGGACGCGCGGTAGTCCGTCATCTTGAAGCGTGCACGGCGCCGCATTCTCCATTGTCGTCCCGGCGAAGGCCGGGACCCATACTCCGCAGCGGAAGTTGTGGGTGGGACTCGTCGTTCCACCGGCGCGCAACAATGACCATCGGTGGTTATGGGTCCCGGCCTTCGCCGGGACGACAATGGAGTATATGGCGCCGTTCGCTCTTCAGGGTGACGGTGATGGAGTGGGGCTCAGCCTCACCCCCTATACGCCCGTACCCGCCTCACCATCTGCTCGACATGGGCGATCGGCGTTTCCGGCAGGATGCCGTGGCCGAGATTGAAGATCATCCGGCCCTTGCCGAAATTCTCCAGCACGTCGTCGATCGCGCGGTCGAGCGCGGCGCCGCCGGTGATCAGGACCAGCGGATCGAGATTGCCCTGCACGGCGACGCGGCCCTGCACGCGCTCGCGGATCATCGCGGGCTCGGTGGTCCAGTCGATCGAGACCGCATCGACGCCGGTCTGCTCGACATAGGCCGGCAGCATGCCGCCGGCGCCGCGCGGAAAGCCGATGATCCTGGCATCCGGGAACTGCTTGCGTACGCCGGCCACGATGCGCTTTACCGGCTCGATCGACCAGCGTGCGAATTCGCGCGGCGGCAGCACGCCGGCCCAGGTGTCGAAGATCTGCAGGCAGTCGGCGCCGGCCTTGAGCTGGCCGACCAGATATTCGATCGAGTTCTCGACCAGCACGTCGATGATTTTGGCGAACGCCTCCGGATCGCGGTAGGCGAGCATCCGCGTCGGCGCCTGGTCCGGCGTGCTCTGTCCGGCCACCATGTAGGTCGCGACCGTCCACGGCGCGCCGCAGAAGCCGATCAGCGCGATCTCCGGCGCCAACTCGCGGCGGACCCGGCGCAGCGCCTCATAGACCGGCTCGAGCTTGGCGAAATCGGCTCGCGTCGCCAGCGTCGCGATCTGCTCGGGCGTTGCCAGCGGATCGAGCCGCGGCCCTTCGCCGGCCTCGAAGCGCACCGAGCGGCCGAGCGCGTAGGGGATCACCAGGATGTCGGAGAAGATGACCGCAGCATCGAAGTTGAACCTGCGTATCGGCTGCAGCGTGATCTCGGCGGCAAATTCGGGTGTGAAGCAGAGATCGAGGAAGCCGCCGGCCTTGGCACGCAGTGCGCGATATTCCGGTAGA from Bradyrhizobium genosp. L includes:
- a CDS encoding putative bifunctional diguanylate cyclase/phosphodiesterase produces the protein MRKYLSSYVAKLFAGDLTAFGAPSTDDALAGHIRAEQISLVLGYSFGIMLANACNALVLAVALWPSANWAFALVWAVSVSCAALFFGLQARASRRIAKPQFVSRRTMVRLVRNALALGTAWGIVPVAFFADASSGAQLVITCLCAGMLAGGAFAFSTIPIAALAFTAPIFVGTAICLGHEGDFVYLLVAVLVIVYGLVLLRGVFVNAFEFRRRIISQHEAERTVRQDPLTHLPNRFAFNEALNGALNRLTRSGEEFAVLLLDLDRFKEVNDRFGRPAGDEFLVQVASRLQRCTRAAEHVARIGGDEFALIMSNLTRPDDALAIAERFVAAFADPFMIEGCEVAGATSIGIVLAPRDGTTSHELLKHVDIALYRAKKSGPGTISFFEASDDRSARDRRALQRDLEHAVEANELFLVYQPFLDLRKGRITGFEALLRWQHPTRGLIPPSVFIPIAEESGLIHQLGEWVIRRACAMLSHWPEDVRIAVNFSAVQFQNAGILQTIVQTLTEARVAPHRLEIEITESMLISKYGSAPAILNALLELGLTVALDDFGTGFSSLTYLRKLPFSRIKIDQSFIRDMLTQPDCAAIVKSVIALAQDLQIGVVAEGVETVDQLEYLRQTSCDEVQGYLIGRPMTAAEISTLLDHKPQDTVHAA
- a CDS encoding VOC family protein, with the translated sequence MSLPTTNHDPGFRITRASHVVLDVRDLAASRQFYEKVIGLILTAEEGDALYFRGVEEACHHSLVLRKGKSPACARLGLRVFQDDDLDRLKVFFEAHGCRAIWAEQPHQGRTLHATDPAGTPLEFCATMPVEPRMITKFSRHAGGSALRLDHYQVLTPEVRKACAFYTAAGFRLTEYIAPADTFDLRGVFLQRKGNPHDIVFFNGAGPRLHHFAFLAPEVHHLLHACDLAGELGYGASVERGPGRHGPGHAMYVYMRDPDGHRVELFNTHYQTMDIENEPVGWDPSDHTLSFPWGLPARQAWFEEATPFADVAVREPQVKPRPLTLEAYLAK
- a CDS encoding bifunctional 3-(3-hydroxy-phenyl)propionate/3-hydroxycinnamic acid hydroxylase; this encodes MSAANSTYDVAIVGLGPVGAIFANLLASGGLKVAVVERTAEVYDKPRAITLDHEALRVFQAIGLGDFIEQATAPHNGSHFLGVDGEIIKKFDPMPPPLPLGWTPNVTFVQPEAELALRDRLAEHANADVLLSTTCVAVAQDDDAATLIARRESGEDITIRARYLVGCDGANSFVRKQLGVGLEDLAFDEWWMVVDTLTSDPAKRPAKGFQYCWPRRPGTFIPGPRNLRRWEIKLLPGEDPEAAGTPENVEKLLQGFTDISDLTIWRSAVYRFHALLGQRWRDRRVLLMGDAVHQTPPFLGQGLCAGIRDAVNLAWKLRLVLRGDADEALLDSYEIERKPHVRAVVASAKEFGKIIGELDPVVAAERDARLRADLKAGRAETIRQKCIPDLVSGLIARDAKLAGRLFVQPHVRAPDGRDRRLDDLLRSEFAIVTAGAEPMAWLSDASLAGWRRLAGERVVIATSGQSCDADGVLTVVERDALFADWMRENAVAAVIVRPDRYVFGAATSADELNMLVGQLLQNLSAGR
- a CDS encoding aromatic ring-hydroxylating oxygenase subunit alpha: MPKSFPMNAWYAAGWDAEIKHALLPRTICGKHVVMYRTGDGAVVALEDACWHRLVPLSKGRLDGDTLVCGYHGLKYNAQGRCTFMPSQETINPSACVRAYPVVERHRFIWLWMGDPALADPALVPDMHWNDDPAWAGDGKTIHVKCDYRLVVDNLMDLTHETFVHGSSIGNDAVTEAPFDVTHGEKTVTVTRWMAGIEAPPFWARQLQRPGPVDRWQIIRFEAPCTVNIDVGVAPHGTGAPEGDRSQGVNGYVLNTITPETEATCHYFWAFVRNHRLTEQRLTSEIRDGVAGIFHEDEIILEAQQRAMDENPDRVFYNLNIDAGAMWARRVIDRMVAKEQPPQHLQAAE
- a CDS encoding PDR/VanB family oxidoreductase gives rise to the protein MRFIETWTPATVVATRDLTAGIRELLLRPDQFAAAPYLVGSHIQVGVTIAGRPETRCYSLVGEVDAQGYRIAVRRAPDSRGGSRYMWSLTPGARLNITRPISLLEVDWTRRHFCLVAGGIGITPILGAAQALMRRNADVTLHYAVRSRGDAAYLDVLEATLGDRLIVHAADQGHRLDLAAAFAALPERTMTLFCGPMRMLEAARRAWEAAGRPMTDLRYETFGSSGLLPTETFRVRLRGEGVELVIPQDRSMLDVLNEAGHEVMSDCRRGECGVCALDVVEVDGEIDHRDVFFSGHQKQESRKICACVSRARGTITVDTLRRADTV
- the hemE gene encoding uroporphyrinogen decarboxylase, with product MPQPTATKPLIEVLSGRRQAVPPLWVMRQAGRYLPEYRALRAKAGGFLDLCFTPEFAAEITLQPIRRFNFDAAVIFSDILVIPYALGRSVRFEAGEGPRLDPLATPEQIATLATRADFAKLEPVYEALRRVRRELAPEIALIGFCGAPWTVATYMVAGQSTPDQAPTRMLAYRDPEAFAKIIDVLVENSIEYLVGQLKAGADCLQIFDTWAGVLPPREFARWSIEPVKRIVAGVRKQFPDARIIGFPRGAGGMLPAYVEQTGVDAVSIDWTTEPAMIRERVQGRVAVQGNLDPLVLITGGAALDRAIDDVLENFGKGRMIFNLGHGILPETPIAHVEQMVRRVRAYRG
- a CDS encoding GMC family oxidoreductase; the protein is MNNNDTAEYDYVIVGAGSAGCVLANRLSADGKHTVLLLEAGPEDRNIWIHIPLGYGKLFKEKSVNWMYQTEPEPGLNGRQVFQPRGKVLGGSSSINGLLYVRGQHEDYDRWRQRGNAGWGYDDVLPYFRKAEDQQRGSDKYHGSGGPLPVSDWRHHDPLSEAFVHAAAEAGIPTNPDFNGATQEGAGFFQTTTRRGRRASTARSYLRPALTRGNLRVETSALAQRILFDGKRASAVEFKQNGQLRKAKARREVLVSSGAYNSPQLLQLSGVGPADLLKQHGIEIVLDAPGVGNDLQDHMQVRIVTRCAQTITLNDVVNNPVRRVMAGLRYAALRKGPLTIAAGTSGAFFKTSPRLASPDIQIHFLPFSTDKMGENLHPFSGFTASVCQLRPESRGSLKIRSADPSAPPEIRINYLATETDRRAFIDGIRILRKILAAPALKSYAVAEVDPGAKVVSDDDLLEFCRRTGSTVYHPTSTCRMGNDPLAVVDQRLKVRGIEGLRVIDASIMPDLMSGNTNAPTIMIAEKASDMILEDAR
- a CDS encoding GntR family transcriptional regulator — encoded protein: MADREADRAVSQTVRAQLALRDLILSGGLRPGERISELQAVETTGVSRTPVRMALVRLEEEGLLDAIPSGGFMVKAFSERDILDSIELRGTLEGLAARFAAERGVSSRDLEPLKQCLGEIDTLVRQHPISVEAFSAYVTLNARFHAVLTELSRSPPLIRQIDRASALPFASPSGFVMAQSALPEAQQILLIAQDHHRIVVDAIENREGARAEAIMREHARLAARNLRLALRNRTHLDLLPALALIRSAAD